One part of the Streptomyces lienomycini genome encodes these proteins:
- a CDS encoding UBP-type zinc finger domain-containing protein yields the protein MKQCTHADALPHPEPEPCGETCPECLAEGTDPVQLRLCLVCGHVGCCDSSPRQHATAHHKETGHPVMRTFEPGESWRWCFVDHVLV from the coding sequence ATGAAACAGTGCACGCACGCCGACGCGCTGCCGCACCCGGAACCGGAGCCGTGCGGCGAGACCTGTCCGGAGTGTCTGGCCGAGGGCACGGACCCGGTGCAGTTGCGGCTGTGCCTCGTCTGCGGCCACGTCGGCTGCTGCGACTCCTCGCCGAGGCAGCACGCGACGGCGCACCACAAGGAGACCGGTCACCCGGTGATGCGCACCTTCGAGCCCGGGGAGAGCTGGCGCTGGTGCTTCGTCGATCACGTCCTGGTGTGA